From the Pseudanabaena sp. BC1403 genome, one window contains:
- the rppA gene encoding two-component system response regulator RppA yields the protein MRILLVEDEPDLGAAIANRLRQEKYVVDWAKDGSEAWNYLESQWTQYTVGIFDWMLPRLSGLELCKKLRSQKSTLPILMLTAKDSIEDRVIGLDAGADDYLVKPFGMVELLARLRALQRRSPQLQAIQLKVGNLTLDYNTATVSSEDINGKSTQVFLTAKEFQLLEYFMQRPNQIISRDQILYQLWEIQSEPESNVVAAQMRLLRRKLADSNCLLSIETIYGLGYRLNEANEPK from the coding sequence ATGCGAATTCTATTAGTGGAAGATGAACCTGACCTTGGCGCAGCGATCGCAAATCGTTTGCGGCAAGAAAAGTATGTTGTGGATTGGGCAAAGGATGGCTCTGAGGCTTGGAACTATCTGGAGAGTCAATGGACGCAATATACAGTCGGGATTTTTGATTGGATGTTGCCGCGTTTGTCAGGTTTAGAATTATGTAAGAAATTGCGATCGCAAAAAAGTACCTTACCAATTTTAATGCTCACCGCCAAAGATAGCATCGAAGATCGAGTCATTGGGCTAGATGCAGGAGCCGATGACTATCTGGTGAAACCTTTCGGGATGGTCGAGTTACTGGCGCGATTGCGTGCATTGCAAAGGCGATCGCCCCAATTGCAAGCGATACAATTAAAAGTCGGAAATCTTACCCTTGATTACAATACTGCCACGGTTTCTTCTGAAGATATTAATGGCAAATCCACGCAAGTTTTCCTCACTGCTAAAGAGTTTCAGCTTTTGGAATATTTCATGCAGCGTCCCAATCAAATTATTTCTCGCGATCAAATCCTCTATCAACTATGGGAAATCCAATCGGAGCCAGAAAGCAATGTGGTCGCTGCCCAAATGCGTTTACTAAGGCGCAAACTTGCGGATAGTAATTGTTTGCTTTCCATTGAAACTATCTATGGATTGGGGTATCGCCTAAATGAAGCAAATGAACCAAAATAA